A window of Zavarzinella sp. contains these coding sequences:
- a CDS encoding DNA methyltransferase → MSQFKKFQKLLEELFQLDQADLDFGIYRIMNQKRDEVVRFLEKDLLPQVKEAFKHYQSADKVQIQRELDKLIQQIEGAGMNPNDSPKVQALKAQMADSSVDVTALENEVFSHLFNFFRRYYHEGDFISLRRYKEGVYAIPYEGEEVKLHWANHDQYYVKSSEYFRDYIFTIPSGKRVRVHLVAASSEQDNKKEAPGKERRFIICAEDPIYEENGELFIRFEYKPDDGKKKQDTLNQEAIERVLKTEGIDDWVRELGKLAPTKANPNRTVLEKHLTQYTARNTFDYFIHKDLGGFLRRELDFYIKNEVMHLDDIEHDTVPRVEQYLSKIKVIRKIAHKVIQFLEQLENFQKKLWLKKKFVVETNYCITLDRVPEELYPEIAANEAQREEWVRLFAIDKIETDLNGPGFSVPLTVDFLKAHPGLFVDTQYFDLKFQSRLLRTIENLEQSSGGLVIESEASQALRLIKCYLAHRVGVVVADPPYNTGNDGFPYKDAYQHSSWLTMTSCVLEMLNRAMRADSLCACFIDDHEIYRLGNLMNDIFGETGRAACAPWKSEASGGKEKTGLRSGHEYVLIYHNGDATCIAQTELSTGELDREDKWGKYRKGRELRKWGGASSRLDRPGQWFQLPTPDGTLVYPIKNDGSEGHWRWGKNNAAIKVALNDPDVFHWERCDFNAGVSHDGASERWVPFEKIRDVKKSVGWSTWLDNIGRTADATRELKSMFGEKPFDTPKPMSIYRWLIALHNDEEAYVVDLFAGSGTAGHATIDLNASDDSNRKFVLSDIGDSVRSVIWPRIQKAFYADSWKDGVPSERGGRRSALFKIIRLESYEDTLNNLELKRTGQQTSLLEQDDDLREQYVLSYMLDVESRGSQSLLNVESFRNPDQYKLRVERNGETQLVNVDLVETFNWLLGLTVKHIDVIRGVRVVEGTNPNGDRALVLWRNLDETNNDALDEWFKKQDYNTKDQEYDLIYVNGDNNLENLRRGDQTWKVRLIEEEFGRLMFDVEDV, encoded by the coding sequence ATGTCGCAGTTTAAAAAATTCCAGAAGCTCCTTGAGGAACTGTTCCAACTGGATCAGGCCGATCTGGACTTCGGCATCTACCGGATCATGAACCAGAAGCGGGACGAGGTGGTCCGTTTTCTGGAGAAGGACTTGCTGCCGCAGGTCAAGGAAGCATTCAAACACTACCAGTCAGCAGACAAGGTGCAGATTCAGAGGGAACTCGACAAGCTGATCCAGCAGATCGAGGGTGCCGGGATGAATCCCAACGATTCGCCGAAGGTTCAAGCACTCAAGGCGCAGATGGCCGACTCCAGCGTCGATGTCACGGCGTTGGAGAACGAGGTCTTTAGTCACCTGTTCAACTTCTTCCGGCGCTACTACCACGAAGGCGACTTCATCTCGTTACGGCGGTACAAGGAAGGCGTTTACGCCATTCCCTATGAGGGCGAGGAAGTCAAGCTGCACTGGGCCAACCACGACCAGTATTACGTCAAGAGCAGTGAATACTTCCGTGACTACATCTTCACGATACCCTCAGGCAAGCGGGTGCGGGTGCATCTGGTCGCCGCCTCGTCCGAGCAGGACAACAAAAAGGAAGCCCCCGGCAAGGAACGCCGCTTCATCATCTGCGCAGAAGACCCGATCTATGAAGAGAACGGCGAACTCTTCATCCGCTTCGAGTACAAGCCCGACGACGGCAAGAAGAAGCAGGATACCCTGAATCAGGAGGCTATCGAACGAGTTCTGAAGACCGAAGGCATCGACGATTGGGTGCGAGAACTCGGTAAACTTGCCCCGACAAAGGCGAACCCAAATCGAACAGTGCTGGAGAAGCATCTCACCCAGTACACCGCCCGGAACACGTTCGACTACTTCATCCACAAAGACTTGGGCGGCTTCCTGCGGCGAGAACTCGACTTCTACATCAAGAACGAGGTGATGCACCTCGACGACATCGAACACGACACCGTGCCCCGAGTCGAGCAGTACCTCAGCAAGATCAAGGTGATCCGCAAGATCGCCCACAAGGTTATCCAGTTCCTCGAACAACTGGAGAACTTCCAGAAGAAGCTGTGGCTCAAGAAGAAGTTCGTCGTGGAGACGAACTACTGCATCACGCTCGACCGGGTGCCCGAGGAGCTTTACCCAGAAATTGCCGCCAACGAAGCCCAGCGGGAAGAATGGGTGCGGCTGTTCGCCATCGACAAGATCGAGACAGACCTGAATGGCCCGGGGTTTTCAGTGCCGTTAACTGTCGACTTTCTAAAGGCTCACCCCGGCCTATTTGTTGATACCCAGTATTTTGATCTGAAGTTCCAATCGAGATTGTTGCGTACGATTGAGAACCTTGAACAGTCATCTGGTGGATTGGTAATTGAGTCAGAGGCGAGTCAAGCTTTGCGGTTGATAAAGTGTTACTTAGCGCATCGTGTTGGCGTCGTCGTCGCCGATCCGCCATACAACACCGGGAACGACGGGTTTCCGTATAAAGATGCCTACCAGCATTCATCTTGGCTCACGATGACTTCTTGCGTTCTTGAGATGTTAAATCGTGCTATGCGAGCAGATTCGCTTTGCGCATGCTTCATTGATGACCACGAGATATACCGACTCGGGAATTTAATGAACGACATTTTTGGTGAAACTGGTCGAGCGGCGTGTGCCCCTTGGAAGTCTGAGGCAAGCGGAGGAAAAGAAAAGACTGGCCTGCGGTCAGGCCATGAGTATGTGCTGATTTACCACAATGGTGATGCTACTTGCATAGCACAAACAGAACTTTCAACTGGAGAACTTGATCGTGAAGACAAGTGGGGCAAGTACCGAAAAGGGAGGGAACTTCGCAAATGGGGTGGTGCCTCTTCGAGACTTGACCGTCCTGGACAGTGGTTTCAACTGCCGACCCCAGACGGCACTCTTGTATATCCGATAAAGAACGACGGATCAGAAGGACATTGGAGGTGGGGAAAGAACAATGCTGCAATCAAGGTGGCACTGAATGATCCAGACGTGTTTCACTGGGAGAGATGCGATTTTAATGCCGGAGTGTCGCACGACGGTGCCTCCGAGCGATGGGTTCCATTCGAGAAGATCAGGGATGTCAAGAAATCAGTCGGCTGGAGCACGTGGCTGGACAACATTGGTCGCACTGCTGACGCAACTCGGGAGCTAAAGTCAATGTTTGGCGAGAAGCCATTTGACACGCCAAAGCCAATGTCAATTTACCGATGGTTAATTGCACTTCACAATGATGAAGAGGCATATGTCGTGGATTTATTTGCGGGGTCGGGCACTGCGGGGCATGCCACAATCGATCTTAACGCAAGCGATGACTCCAATCGCAAATTCGTTTTGTCAGATATAGGCGACTCTGTCCGTTCTGTTATTTGGCCACGAATCCAGAAGGCGTTCTACGCAGATTCTTGGAAGGACGGAGTTCCGAGCGAGCGAGGCGGGAGGCGTTCTGCTTTATTCAAGATCATCCGCCTCGAATCCTACGAGGATACCCTCAACAACCTCGAACTGAAGCGAACAGGCCAGCAAACATCGCTGCTCGAACAGGACGATGACCTGCGTGAGCAGTACGTTCTCTCGTACATGCTCGACGTGGAGAGTCGTGGCAGCCAGTCGCTCTTGAATGTTGAGTCCTTCCGCAACCCCGACCAGTACAAGCTCCGAGTCGAACGCAACGGCGAGACCCAACTGGTCAACGTCGATCTGGTCGAGACTTTCAACTGGCTCTTGGGCCTGACCGTCAAGCACATCGACGTGATCCGGGGCGTGCGTGTCGTTGAAGGAACGAACCCTAACGGCGACCGGGCACTGGTCCTTTGGCGCAACCTCGACGAAACCAACAACGATGCCCTCGACGAGTGGTTCAAGAAGCAGGACTACAACACGAAGGATCAGGAGTACGACCTGATCTACGTCAACGGCGACAACAACCTCGAAAACCTCCGACGTGGCGACCAGACATGGAAAGTCCGCCTCATCGAAGAAGAGTTCGGACGCCTCATGTTCGACGTCGAGGATGTCTAG
- a CDS encoding sigma-70 family RNA polymerase sigma factor, with protein sequence MQPNEPLSTYVTEPSTPSTFTSQHTIPEKRRRFSRKRKRNHWATRNPDDYVCYKKMPELGYLKECRLIEQAQMGDIQARNLVWTQHTRMVLTVLNNFHCPEELISDAIQEGILGILRGIERFKIEKLNSFSTYVWYWIYQYIQRFLIGHRFPVPIPAHLYQNYLEFFLELDDHIRRCDTNAWNDLVKEFNESLFLRLDAIYHLSSATPIHSFRPNDLPDRKPIRDHEYRELRTVISKLLKCLKPRNRFVIIQRFGLGKGKPKSLKAVGERLGITRERVRQLEASSLEKMRRYCIKIAPEYAILLQNDKNRMKG encoded by the coding sequence GTGCAGCCCAACGAACCATTATCGACCTACGTGACAGAACCTTCAACTCCGAGCACATTTACTTCCCAGCATACGATTCCAGAAAAACGACGTCGTTTTTCGAGAAAACGAAAACGCAACCATTGGGCAACGAGAAATCCAGATGATTATGTGTGTTACAAAAAAATGCCAGAACTAGGATATCTGAAGGAATGTCGACTAATTGAACAAGCCCAGATGGGGGATATTCAGGCTAGAAATCTGGTTTGGACTCAGCACACTCGAATGGTGTTGACTGTACTGAACAATTTTCATTGTCCTGAAGAACTGATTTCAGATGCGATCCAAGAGGGTATTTTGGGGATTTTACGTGGGATTGAACGTTTCAAAATCGAAAAGTTGAATTCGTTCAGTACCTACGTTTGGTATTGGATTTATCAGTATATCCAACGATTTTTAATCGGGCATCGATTTCCCGTGCCAATCCCTGCACATCTCTATCAAAATTATCTCGAGTTTTTCCTCGAACTGGATGACCATATCCGTAGATGCGATACTAATGCCTGGAACGATCTCGTCAAAGAGTTCAATGAAAGTCTGTTTCTTAGACTTGATGCGATTTATCATCTTTCTTCTGCAACACCCATTCATTCCTTTAGACCGAACGATCTTCCTGACCGAAAACCGATCCGCGATCATGAATATCGAGAATTGAGAACAGTGATTAGCAAGTTATTGAAGTGCTTGAAGCCAAGAAACCGATTCGTGATCATCCAACGATTCGGACTTGGCAAAGGAAAACCGAAATCACTAAAAGCCGTAGGAGAGCGTCTAGGAATCACTAGAGAGAGAGTTCGTCAACTTGAAGCGAGTTCACTCGAAAAAATGCGGCGATACTGTATCAAAATAGCACCAGAATACGCGATACTTCTTCAAAACGATAAGAACAGAATGAAAGGATAG
- a CDS encoding SNF2-related protein yields MALFDACVDLNPHQIEAAMFALRSPLQQGVILADEVGLGKTIEAGLLLCQLWAERRRRLMVICPAILRKQWAQELTTKFNLPTVILDSKSYRQVQRDTGENPFKTQTVIIASYNFAAKFATDIKAVPYDLVVIDEAHKLRNVYKPNNKIGAAIKFAIEDRKKCLLTATPLQNDLLELYGLTSLLDDQIFGGQSAFSSQYKGSQANLDHLRVRLQKFCRRTLRKDVNEYINYTNRIPITVNFSPSDDEQNFYETISDFLQREESYSLPKRSRHLMTLMMRKLLASSSAAIASTLEKLRQRLIIQSQHPGNEQADHELTQDLMDDVEIDEELLEEVTETESETAPQAEKLIDQLILSEEIEELQRYSQWARTFGIDSKSRALIRALDQGFKKLEEMGAHRKALIFTESRRTQNYLKNFLEANGYTGKVVLFSGTNSDPVSKTIIDAWIEQHSQSSRDRNSRAIDSRTALLEHFRDHANIMIATEAASEGVNIQFCSLVINYDLPWNPQRIEQRIGRCHRYGQKYDVVVINFLNERNEADQRVHQLLSSKFSLFDGVFGASDDVLGQIESGVDFEKRILAIYQQCRNSEQIQSAFEQLQKEMDEKIQSKLRETQQVLFEHFDEDVTTRLKLRLENTKMTLDRMGRQFWIISKQILSNRAQFHQEQLSFTLNDSPLSICPKGNYYLISKGHLDVPGEFLYRLSHPLGEWVIDSAKTIATPLAKVTFDISNYDKRITVVENLIGQTGWLTLQHLKITSYEDEEYLLFSATDSSGKSLDQDVCEKLFQCSGTVSTADDLPSELRERLSGNAELHTSATVNKSLEGNNQFFNEERDRLEKWAEDCIEAKEKELKDIKNQIKQCRRQSSNASTLDEQEQIQVRLKELDRLHRKKRQEIFAVEDEIAEKRDNMIDQLRQRKKHDTQTTHLFTIQWEVI; encoded by the coding sequence ATGGCACTGTTCGACGCTTGTGTCGATTTGAATCCCCACCAGATTGAAGCAGCGATGTTTGCATTACGTAGCCCATTACAGCAGGGTGTCATATTAGCAGATGAAGTTGGCCTGGGGAAAACGATTGAAGCTGGACTCCTACTATGCCAACTGTGGGCGGAAAGACGGAGGAGATTGATGGTTATCTGCCCTGCGATATTGCGAAAACAGTGGGCACAAGAACTTACAACAAAATTCAATTTACCTACGGTGATACTCGACTCGAAAAGTTATCGTCAAGTTCAGCGAGATACTGGCGAAAATCCATTCAAGACTCAGACGGTAATCATTGCTTCATACAACTTCGCAGCCAAGTTCGCTACGGATATCAAGGCAGTGCCTTACGATCTCGTAGTGATTGATGAAGCACACAAGCTCAGGAATGTTTACAAACCGAACAACAAAATTGGAGCTGCAATCAAGTTTGCAATCGAAGACCGAAAGAAATGCCTGTTAACCGCTACCCCACTTCAGAATGACCTACTCGAACTTTACGGACTCACAAGTTTATTGGATGACCAGATATTTGGAGGTCAATCGGCATTCAGCTCGCAATACAAGGGTTCACAAGCGAATCTTGATCATCTACGAGTCCGACTACAAAAGTTCTGCAGAAGAACGCTGCGAAAGGATGTGAACGAATACATCAACTATACCAACCGAATTCCAATCACTGTAAATTTTTCACCTTCAGACGATGAACAAAATTTCTATGAAACGATTTCTGACTTCCTGCAACGGGAAGAATCTTATTCCCTTCCCAAAAGATCGCGTCATTTAATGACTCTGATGATGCGAAAATTACTGGCATCATCCTCAGCTGCCATCGCCAGCACTCTGGAAAAATTGCGGCAACGGCTAATCATCCAGAGCCAGCATCCAGGAAATGAACAGGCCGATCACGAACTGACACAAGACCTGATGGATGACGTGGAGATTGATGAGGAACTTCTGGAAGAAGTTACTGAAACCGAATCCGAAACCGCACCTCAAGCGGAGAAGTTGATTGATCAACTGATTCTCAGTGAGGAGATTGAAGAACTTCAAAGATACTCGCAGTGGGCAAGAACCTTCGGCATCGACAGTAAATCACGTGCGCTGATTCGCGCTCTGGATCAGGGTTTTAAAAAACTGGAAGAGATGGGGGCACATCGCAAAGCGCTCATTTTTACAGAATCCCGACGGACACAGAATTACCTGAAGAACTTCCTGGAAGCAAACGGATATACAGGGAAAGTGGTGCTGTTCAGCGGCACTAATTCTGATCCGGTTTCAAAAACCATCATTGATGCCTGGATCGAACAGCATTCCCAGTCATCTCGGGACCGAAACTCACGGGCAATTGATAGTCGTACTGCCCTGTTGGAGCATTTTCGGGACCATGCCAACATCATGATCGCCACGGAAGCGGCATCAGAGGGGGTAAATATTCAGTTCTGTTCGCTAGTAATCAACTACGACCTGCCATGGAATCCCCAGCGAATTGAACAACGTATCGGGCGTTGTCATCGATACGGACAGAAGTACGATGTCGTGGTGATCAACTTTCTTAATGAACGGAATGAAGCAGATCAGCGTGTACATCAACTGCTTTCATCCAAGTTCAGCTTGTTCGATGGTGTATTTGGGGCATCAGACGATGTACTAGGACAGATTGAATCGGGTGTGGACTTTGAGAAACGGATTCTCGCAATTTACCAGCAGTGCCGGAATTCCGAACAAATTCAGTCTGCTTTCGAGCAACTACAGAAGGAAATGGATGAGAAGATCCAATCGAAACTTCGTGAAACTCAACAAGTATTGTTTGAACATTTCGATGAGGACGTTACAACTCGACTAAAATTGAGACTCGAAAATACGAAAATGACTTTGGATCGTATGGGGAGACAATTTTGGATAATTTCAAAACAGATACTATCAAACAGAGCCCAGTTTCACCAGGAACAATTATCTTTTACCCTGAATGACTCTCCTCTCAGTATTTGTCCCAAGGGTAATTATTATCTTATTTCTAAAGGGCACCTCGATGTCCCAGGGGAATTTCTTTACCGATTATCCCATCCTCTCGGAGAATGGGTAATTGATTCTGCCAAAACTATTGCAACGCCACTTGCGAAAGTTACTTTCGACATCAGTAACTACGATAAACGGATCACCGTTGTGGAGAATCTCATTGGACAAACAGGGTGGTTAACGTTGCAACATCTTAAAATCACTTCCTATGAGGATGAAGAATACCTGCTTTTCTCTGCTACTGATTCTTCGGGCAAGAGTTTGGATCAAGATGTCTGTGAAAAATTGTTTCAATGTAGTGGTACAGTATCGACCGCGGATGATTTACCAAGTGAGTTGCGAGAACGTTTGTCAGGCAATGCTGAACTCCACACATCTGCTACCGTTAACAAATCACTCGAAGGCAACAATCAATTCTTCAATGAGGAACGTGATCGTCTGGAAAAATGGGCAGAAGATTGCATTGAAGCCAAAGAAAAAGAATTGAAGGATATCAAAAATCAGATTAAGCAGTGTCGTCGGCAGTCCAGCAATGCCTCAACATTAGACGAGCAGGAACAGATTCAGGTACGATTGAAGGAATTAGACCGACTTCATCGGAAAAAGCGACAGGAGATTTTCGCTGTCGAAGATGAAATCGCTGAAAAGCGAGACAACATGATTGACCAATTACGACAACGTAAGAAGCACGATACACAAACGACCCATCTCTTTACCATTCAGTGGGAAGTCATCTAA